Within Quercus lobata isolate SW786 chromosome 5, ValleyOak3.0 Primary Assembly, whole genome shotgun sequence, the genomic segment gtaaggacacgatttagtaACGAACCTacacagtattgggttcgcacataaaaagcccagacaatatgatttgtagagcgtgggtttgaaaggttaggccttggtcaccaggcggtgggtttttcgtggtgttcatgcatggttaagttttcttcacccctggagtctttctcctggaggtgggttgggaggctctggtttttggccattattcccagcctcttctttagattgcttatttttccttttatactagcctgcgttcactgtccttcgtccatgTATAgagtcaacctttccaagactgatacttgtcccatcagcccatacccaaagtcgttgggggtggttgtaaaagtcgaaaaatacggctctgtcaggttcagagtattgaatggcagtaagggcagctttccctagatattttagatttttcttccaagttttggtcctataccgtttttacccctctttccgatgggactttgggtctgccgaggactgaactgtcctcggctgtatctcaaggctatcttgtgctttatattatcgagcttgggccatagtcctcctcggcttgggcctttgaactccccacgggtaaatgggtctggcccataaattatttgggccccacaatactATTTATCGTTAGGTAGAGATAAACACTGCaagatttttatgtttatttttatttacattattTAAGTTTACCGTACGTGTAAACTGATATTTtggaaataataaatatatctAGATTAGGAGAAATTTCTATATAAACCTTTCCTCTCACTAATATGTGGGTCTTATTTGTTAATGGAAGAGATGATGCACATGAATACGATATACCTTCCCTTAAATTAGGCTCTTAGAAGTAAATTAAATATACATGTCAATGAGAGAGAAATGACGCAAGAGAATACGAGATACCTAATTACATTTATGAATATAGAGTTTTATTGTATTCTTAAACCAAACTAAACTAAATGTTGACCTAATTACATTTATGAATATTAAAATTCTCATGCAtcatttttctaataatttagaaaataaaacataGATTTCTCAAATTAAACGttacattaaaaattatataattgataCTGTCTTAATAAGATATAATTAGGAGGAAAAACTTTTTGGAGAGtgattgagagggagagagggaaaaaacaTTTAGGCCCACCATAAATTTTTCTCCCCAAATTGGGGAGAAAACTAGGAGGAGGGGGGAAGTCTAATTGAGGCCAATTGATGAAAATGTCATGTGCCTTACACATAGGCTTTCATTCAGTACGTTGCCCCTTTTTTGTTTGTctggttccttttttttttttttttttttttttgctatttttttttaaaaaaaatttgaagtgttcatacacaatttttttaattaaaaaatgtgttattttttatattatttaatgggGATATAATTGTAAGTTTATACTAATTtcattttccatcatctcatttttcttctaaaccaaacaaataagtgTTTTAATCGCTCTATTTTTCCATCCTCCtaaccaaacacaaataagccagaagaaaattaaattttttttatcctctcacTTTGTCACTCCTCCAAGCAAACAAACCCTTAAATTAGGCTTCTAGAAGTAAATTAAACATACATGTCAATGAGAGAGATCGATGATGCACAAGAATATGAAATACATTCCCTTAAGTTAGGCTTTTGGAAGTAAATTGAATATAGagttttattatattcttaaatcaaacaaaactaaatgTTGACCTAATTACATTTATGAATATTAAAATTCTCATGCATtcaattttctaataatttagTAACTAAAACATAGATTTCTCAAGTCAAACGTTACattaaaaattacataattgaTATTCTCTTGATAAGATATaattaaagtttcaaaaaaaaaaagatataattaaaaaaaaaaagataaaggttgtacgagttttttttttatattaaaaaaaaaattaaccgaTATCTAAGAACACAAGTTACACTGTataagtttatttaaaaaaataaataaataaacaaaattcaacTGTACAGGCGTGCCTTGCTAAGATAGTCACTATTAAAAGAACAATAATTAGGTCAAAAACAGCTGTAATCAAAAGAACCCAAAAACAATCAAgcgaaaaaaggaaaaaaacaaaaaatcaaagagaaacaaagcaaaacaggACAAAATGTCAGTCAAACGTCATCATACCACGTGTTTCTCACCATGATAATGTCTCCATCACTTGCGTTTTACACTAtcagtattttgtttttgttttttcaataaaaattccACAACCTTTTTGTCtctaattattatttgaaaaaaggaaaagcaaattGATACCTTGTGTGTGCAAAGCGGCCGGGCCCACTCCTCTTGCCGCCTTGGCTTCACCTTCACACAGTAACATTCCACGTGCCCACTGCaccatgtttctttttttttttgaaatttaaactgaATTTCATTCCATAATGAGAAAGGAGTACAACAAGGAGATAAAGAATACACTCAAGGAAACTTAGTACATACAGTGAGAGTAGAACAATCCAGCTAACATAGGAGGACAAACACCTAACCAAACCTGAGAAGTTTCCTGCAGCCTTGCAAATTGAGCAAGGGAGTGCGCTGCCTTGTTGTAGTCACGTCTCACATGATTCACTTTCCAGCTGCTGAATGAAGCAAGGACAGTACAAATTCCTTGATAAATATGACCAACACAGCCACCAAAATTGCCATCTAGAACACCCGAAACAGCTGCCATAGAATCAGACTCCAATATAATTTGGGTAAGCATAAGCTCTTTGGCAAGAAGGAGGCCACATTCCATTGCTAGGCCTTCAACTTCCTCCACCGAATATCTGCCTTGAAAATATTTACAGTAGGCAGCTACAAAATCACCAGCTGCATCAATAATCACAACACCCACACTAGAGTTCTTTCCACTTTCCGAAGTAGCACCATCAACTTTGATCTTGAAAAAACCAAGAGGGGCTGCGTGTCCTATGTCAACTTGCCGAGACAGATCCTGAGGGCTAGCTGACAAAGCACTCCTCGACtccaaaataaatttctttgcaaAACTCCAAATGTAATCCGGAATTTGGCTTGAGGACTCATACAGAATTCTATTCCTATTGGACCAAATAGCCCAAGCAGCCCCAAAAAAGAACTCCAATTCGTTGGACGAACCACTCCCCAAGATCTCCAAGGCAATATCTACAATATCCATGTTGCCATTCAACACCACAAGAGGGCAATCCAGCCAACATCTCCAAACTCTCTTAGCCATTTCACATTTGACAAAAACATGAGAGATAGTTTCAGGCTCCTTCCCACAAGTTGGACAAATATCACACTTTACCACCCCTTTACTTTGCAAATTCACAAGAGTAGGAAGAGCATTCAAACATAATCTCCAAGCAAAAATACGCACCTTAGGAGGAATGCTTAAATGCCAAAGTTTTCTCCAAAGAGCCGTCCTAGAGTCGCCATTAGAGCATTCCCCTTCATCTGAGGAATTCAATACATCACAAGCAATGTAATAGGCACTTTTGACACTAAATTCCCCTATTTTATTACCCACCCAAATAATTTGATCATCCGGAAGGCTGTGGCAAAGGGGAATGTTTAGTATAGTTCTAGCTTCAAAAGGTAGGAATAGAGATCTTACTATCTCACCTTTCCACCTTTTAGTTTCTTTGTCAATAAGTGCCGAGACTCTAGGATAATCATCAAAAGACTTCGGGGGTGAGACCACTTTGAATGTGGTAGGAGTCGGAAGCCATTTGTCCTCCCATATAAGAATCCTTTCACCATTACCTACGCGCCAACGGGTGCCTCTTTTGACAACTTCCAACCCATTATAAATGCTCCTCCATGTGAAGGAAGGGCTGGAACCAAGCTTGGAGTGGAAAACATCCCCGTGTGGATAGTATCTTGCTCTATAGATTTTTGCTACCAGAGAGTTTGGATTTGAGATTAGCCTCCAACCTTGCTTTGCAAGCATAGCAAGGTTAAAAGCTTGAAGATTCCTGAACCCCATTCCTCCAACCAATTTAGACTTGCACATTCTCCTCCAACTAACCCAAGCTATTCTAGATTCTTGACccctttggccccaccaaaactttctcATCATTGCTTCCATTTCAACACAAAGACTCTTCGGAATTTGGAAGCAGCTCATCGCATATGTCGGAATAGCTTGGGCAACAGCTTTAATAAGAATCTCCCGGCCACCTATAGATAACATTTTCTCTTTCCACCCCGACAATTTCTTCTCCACCCTCTccttaatttcagcaaaaatttcCACTTTAGACTTCCCAATAATAGAGGGTAATCCCAGATATTTCTTATGGTGGGTATCTTGCATCGGCCCCAATAAATTCAGCACTTCCCTTCTTCTTTCATCAGAGGTATTGCTGCTGAAAAATATGGATGATTTGTCTGCATTAATCTTTTGGCCAGAAGCATCTTCGTACAGTTGGAGAATATTAACAAGGCTCTGACATTCTTGACTATTTGCTTTGCAAAATAGGAGGCTGTCGTCCGCAAAAAACAAATGGGTGATCTTGGGGCAGCCTTTGCAAATGGATATTCCACTAATCTTATAATTCCTGGCAGCATCATGGATAAGAGAGGAAAAGCCATCGTCCGGTCCCGGAGCTTTTGTTGGGTGCATTTGATTAAGGGCCACCTCAATCTCCTCTCTAGTAAATTCTTTAATGAGTGCTTGATTCATGTCCTCGCTGACTTTTGTTGGAATAGAATCAAGAACTTCCGGTATGCGAGTCGGGTAGGCGGTGGagtataaatttttgaaataggAAACAGCCACCTCCGCAATGCTGTCAGGAGAATCATGCCAAACCCCTCCATCATCCATAATACAGTTGATGGTATTTTTCCTTCTCCTATCTGAGGCCTTAGAGTGGAAATATTTAGTATTCCTATCCCCAAGTCCTAACCATTGAACCTTAGATCTCTGCtgccatttaatttcttcaCTATCTAGTAGCTCATTAATTTCTTTTCGTAATTTATTAATGTCACCCCCCAGGCTGCCATCTTTGTCTCTGCTGACCAGATAATTAAGAGTTTCCCTCTTCTCCTTGATTTTCTTTGGGATTTGCCCAAACACCGTTTTGTTCCATTTGGAAAGATTTTTTGCACAATTCCTTAGTCTAGCAGCTATTCCAGAGGGGGAATGTAAGTCCTGGCTGTCAACCCAAGCTCCCTGTATGATATCTTTGCATTCCGCCCTTTTAGTCCACATAGCTTCAAAATGGAATCTACGCTTAAAGGATAACTCCTGAGTAACAGCAGTATCAGTTAAAAGAAGAGCACAGTGGTCCGAAGTGGATTCCACCAAATGGTGCACTTTAACATTCTTATAGTGATCAATCCACTCGGGGGTAGCTAATGCTCGATCTAATCTTAATAATACCCTGCTATCACCCTCTTGCATATTACACCAAGTGAACTCGGGACCCTCAAAACCAAGATCCTTGAATCCGCATTGATGAATAACTTCTCTAAAATCATCCATTTGTTTCTGCGATCTTGGAGCTCCTCCCAACTTTTCTTCCACTGAAACtacttcattaaaatcaccaaaaCACAGCCAGGGCAAATGGTACATTCGGTTAAGGCTTCTCAAAAAATCCCAGGATTCCTTTCTACGCCAAGTTTCAGGGTTACCGTAAAAACCGGTAATACGCCATTTAAAACCCGACTCAACTTCAGTCACCACAGCATCAATAAAATATCTGGAGTAACTTTGGACTTCTAAATGTATATCTCTATTCCAAAGCATAGCTAAACCCCCACTCCTACCCGTACTAGGAACAATCAATCCATTCAGCAAaccaattttgaattttactttattcatttggtaatttttcatctttgttTCCGACAGGAAAACAATACCGGGCTTCCAACGTTGCACAAGCTCGCGCAACACTCGAACTGACcgggggttcccaagcccccgacagttccaCCCTAAAGCAATCATTTATCTAGGCGGTGCTGCTCAGCAGTCACCGccgtttcaaaattttcataaacatTCCCCCCCTTCTCACCGAAGCATAAACGCTTCTGTGCAGTTTCCTCAGAAGCAAATAAAACATCAGTTAaggcttttcttttattactcACCTCTTGGGCTTTTTCAGCATTCACAGACTCTTGGGCTTTCCCTTTATCCCTTGCCATTCTCTTGAACTTCCTTCTAATTGTTTGAGCTAGCCCACGTTCCTGACAAAGAGGAACAGCCTCTTCCCCGTGACAATTAAGTTCTCCATTTCCTCCAGGCCTCATATCTTGAGCTGCATCATTAACTTTCAGGTCCGGCCCAAAGTTCTTTTCCCCACCCAagcttataattttttcttttaaaacagGCCTTATCTTATGAGTAGCATTAAGAGCTTCCATAACCGGCCCACAATCCTTCTCCCCATTAAAGCTATCTGCCCCTTTTATTCTTTGTGGGCTTAAATGAACATCCACACTAATATCCGGGCCAGCCCAAACATCAACCATCTGCTGACTTACCAAGCAAGTTGGATTTGCGCTGGGCACTTCACGTGACTTCTGCACTTCTCCACTTCTCAAGGCATCAGCAACATCATCCTCTGTTCTGACCTTCTCTCCGTGTTCCCTGGGATTTGACTTCACACACTCCATCCGGTCAGTATCCATCAAGCTCACCGTCCCCTTCCTCCCTTCAGTTCCTCCGCCCACTGCCAGAGCTGGACAGCTATGACCGCTACCTCCGCCCACTGCCAGAGCTGGACAGCTATGACCGCTACctccatttctttctttgatatTGCTATTCAGTCCCACAGAGTCAGCGCCCCTCATCTCTGCGTTGGCCTGCTGCTTCAGTTTAAAATTTCCACCTCCATCCTTTAATGCTCCACCCGCTTTCAGCCACTCACCATACTGGTTTCCTGCTGGATTCTCCATGGGATTAACTAGGCAATGTTTATCATCATGCCCAAGGATTCCACATTTGTAGCAGAAAATGGGTAATCTTTCATATCTAAAATCAACCCAAATCCTATCATTTTCATCGTTTTTAACAAACCCACCCCTCCGGAGAGGTTTATCCAGCTGCACTTCAACTCTTACTCTAAGGAACTTAGCTTGATCAGCTTGTAAAGCTATTTTGTCGACCTCCAATACCTTTCCGATTTTGCTGCCAATCTCTCTTCCAAAGTCTTCAACCATGTTCTCAAAAGGCAAACCCCAAATCTGAACCCAAAAAGGAGAgtgggaaaaacaaatattcttTGAAGTCAGCCCCTTCCTCCATCGGCATAGAAGGAGAAGGTTATTTTCAAAGTTCCAAGGACCACTCTTTTCAACCCACTCCAACTGACATTTAGACCCAAACTTAAATTGCAAAATGCTATTCCCAACTTCCACAATTCTTAAGTCAGAACCCATCTTCCATGCTGCCCTAAGGGTATTCTTTAAAGCTCTAAGATTTTGATGACGATCTGACAGTAAACGACCAAACAGACTTAAAGAGCATTCTTCTAAATTTCCAGAACTACTACTATTTGCAACAACAatatcttcctcttcttctctagTGAGTTTCAAGTTTCCTAGGCTATTGACAACTTCTTGATCCATAGAACAacaaccaaaagaagaagaataatagACCAAGAGAGAACCCTCAGAAATCAGAGTTTATTGAGGAGGAAAGGCTCTTACCTAGGAGAGAGGAAAAAGGCTCTTACTGACAGAGAGAAAAGGAGACTCCTACGAGGGAGAGAGTCACAAACTCCACTGCACCATGTTTCTGCACTTTAGATTTATTTGCCCCCAAAACTGAATTTTTGAATATATAAGTTTACTTATAGacacaattttttcaaattttttattacaattatgAATTATCAGTCAATtgataaggtttttttttttttttttaaattccataATTTCAATGGTGGGAGGAagaattttaattctaaatGTTTCCGTTGAAGATACTAAAAAAGTCAATTAAGCAAGttacaaaaattttagcattaaattgacaagtttttttattataatatcaaatttcatattaatttttactatggttccaataaaaataatgctactAATGATTtcatgtaaaaataatattgcATTAATTATAATCAACCATCTtaagaaattatgaaatttgcTGCAGTTGTAATcttgaataaataataaaatagtaataatagtagattcatgtaaaaattaataacatctAATCACTTTTGTGTGGGGCAAGATTCAAATATAGCGTGGCAACTGTCTCTACCGTAACAAAAAGGAGAAATAAGAGAAATAAGTGGTACCACTATTATCGTACCACTATTATTATTCATCCAGGACTtatgtaagaaaaataaaaagtcctGGATGAATAATAATAGTGgtactttcatcaaaaaaaaaaaaaaaaaaaaatagtggtacTTAATGAGAAATAAGAGAAACtcttttctaatattatttAGAAGGCATCCTCGAAAAGACTAAAGAAGGATTATGGTGGATTAAGATCACACTTGAAGTTTCTTTACCATATTCTACACTTGTTCTGACCTCTTTTATAAGATAAAAAATTTCTGGATCCCTTGTGCATAGGGGATCTATTCCTATTTATACCCTTGGAGACACTCTCCCTGCCGTCCACCTGTAGGACCAATATAAAGTGGAGAAGATACTTGAGCATTATTTTGATATGTCATTCAACCATTAATTTGGCTTTATTGGTAGGTGAGGTGCATTTAATATGGAGGGATGGTTGCTTCCTCTAGAAACTTCCCTTTTCAGACTGAATAAGTCTATTGCCACAACTTGTATCATAACTTGTGTCACAACTCACTCATGTGGCGAGTTATGGTTGGTGGAGGGTCGTCTCCACATGGACCCACCATCACCCCTTCACAAaccacaacttgccacatggGCGAGTTATGACACAAATTGTGTCACAAATTGTGACACTAGACTTATTCCTTTAGACTTCTTAGATTGCTTATTGTTTGGAACTTACAAACCCTTGCTTATATCTAGAAGCTGAGCGAGCTTCAACATGTCATCGAGGAGGGAACGCTCCTTGAATAGATTCCAAGGGATGGATCCTCGACCAGTGCTCCTTCTCGAGACTTGTAATGGTTGTCTCCTCCCTCCTTTTAAGTTGGTCTTTATGGAGGGGCCATTGGGGGCCATTTTGATTAGGCCTGTCCTCATTGGTCTAAGACTTCTCTCTTATTCCGGTCTTTTAGGCCTCGTAACCTAGACTCATTTGCCAAAACTAGGTTCTCTTCCCACAACTTTTACAAGTTGTAATATAGCCCCAAAGAGTTTGCTTAGTGGTTCCTAAGGCATCATGATATTTATGAGATTTTAGGTTTGAAACCTCCTACTAGCATCTTGAGACCTCTCCCATAGGATTCCTCCCTGTAATAACCCGATgttagggatgacaattttgcccTGTCTTGCTTGACCCGTCTTTCCCCACTTCGTCCCACGCAAATTTTCCCCTCCTCATAAAAGTGTTAGG encodes:
- the LOC115990926 gene encoding uncharacterized protein LOC115990926, with protein sequence MIALGWNCRGLGNPRSVRVLRELVQRWKPGIVFLSETKMKNYQMNKVKFKIGLLNGLIVPSTGRSGGLAMLWNRDIHLEVQSYSRYFIDAVVTEVESGFKWRITGFYGNPETWRRKESWDFLRSLNRMYHLPWLCFGDFNEVVSVEEKLGGAPRSQKQMDDFREVIHQCGFKDLGFEGPEFTWCNMQEGDSRVLLRLDRALATPEWIDHYKNVKVHHLVESTSDHCALLLTDTAVTQELSFKRRFHFEAMWTKRAECKDIIQGAWVDSQDLHSPSGIAARLRNCAKNLSKWNKTVFGQIPKKIKEKRETLNYLVSRDKDGSLGGDINKLRKEINELLDSEEIKWQQRSKVQWLGLGDRNTKYFHSKASDRRRKNTINCIMDDGGVWHDSPDSIAEVAVSYFKNLYSTAYPTRIPEVLDSIPTKVSEDMNQALIKEFTREEIEVALNQMHPTKAPGPDDGFSSLIHDAARNYKISGISICKGCPKITHLFFADDSLLFCKANSQECQSLVNILQLYEDASGQKINADKSSIFFSSNTSDERRREVLNLLGPMQDTHHKKYLGLPSIIGKSKVEIFAEIKERVEKKLSGWKEKMLSIGGREILIKAVAQAIPTYAMSCFQIPKSLCVEMEAMMRKFWWGQRGQESRIAWVSWRRMCKSKLVGGMGFRNLQAFNLAMLAKQGWRLISNPNSLVAKIYRARYYPHGDVFHSKLGSSPSFTWRSIYNGLEVVKRGTRWRVGNGERILIWEDKWLPTPTTFKVVSPPKSFDDYPRVSALIDKETKRWKGEIVRSLFLPFEARTILNIPLCHSLPDDQIIWVGNKIGEFSVKSAYYIACDVLNSSDEGECSNGDSRTALWRKLWHLSIPPKVRIFAWRLCLNALPTLVNLQSKGVVKCDICPTCGKEPETISHVFVKCEMAKRVWRCWLDCPLVVLNGNMDIVDIALEILGSGSSNELEFFFGAAWAIWSNRNRILYESSSQIPDYIWSFAKKFILESRSALSASPQDLSRQVDIGHAAPLGFFKIKVDGATSESGKNSSVGVVIIDAAGDFVAAYCKYFQGRYSVEEVEGLAMECGLLLAKELMLTQIILESDSMAAVSGVLDGNFGGCVGHIYQGICTVLASFSSWKVNHVRRDYNKAAHSLAQFARLQETSQVWLGVCPPMLAGLFYSHCMY